The Sandaracinus amylolyticus genomic interval GACGAGCGCGGGCCGCGCGAGCCGCTCGAAGGGCAGCGCGAGCACCTCCTGGATGCGCATGCCGTCGACGTCGGTCGCGCTCACGCGCGCGGCGTCGACGAGCGGCTGATCGGCGACGCGATCCTGCGCGTCGTCCTGCGTCGCGTGGCACTTCTTGTACTTCTTGCCGCTCCCGCAGTGACACGGGTCGTTGCGGCCCGGGCGCTCCTGCGCCTTGCGCACGGTGTAGCCCGCGACGACGCGCGGCGGCTCCGTCTCGGGCAGGATCTCGAGCACCGGCTGCGTCCAACCCTCGAGCCAGAACTTCGAGATCTCCTCGGCGTTGCTGCGGCCTGCGAGGTCCACCCACTCCTGACCGACCGCTGTCAGGTGCGAGTCGGCCGCGCGCTGGATGACGGTGCCGAGCAGCACGCCTGCCTCGGTGCCGAGGCGCTGGCGCGCGAGCGTTCGCAACAGGCCGGGCCACGGCGCGGGCCACGGCGCATCGCCGAGCAGCTGCGACGCGACGAACGCGACGATCGCCTCGCGGTCGTGGCTCAGCTGCCCGCGCTCGAGCGCCTGACGCATCACGTCGAGGCGCGCCTGGGGCGAGTCGCCGCAGGCGCGCAGGAGCGATGGAACGAGGTCACGCTGATCGACGTCGGGCACGAGGCGCGAGACGAGCGCGGGATCGAGCGTTCGATCCGCCGCCGCGAGCGCCAACGCGAGCGCGGTGGCGGCTTTGATGTCGCGCCGGTCGAGCGTCTCGGCGAGCGCTGCCTCGAGCGCGCTCTCGCTCTCGCGCGCGAGCTCCGCGATGCCGTCGCGCGTGAGCGGCGTGCTGCGCGCGCGCGCGATCAGCGCGGGGTCCGCGGGCGCGCGTTCCACGATGGGACGCGCGGTGCTGACGTCCGACGCGTCGCGCACGGCGACCTCGGTCGACTCGGTGGCCTTCGCGCGGGCCGTCTTTCGGGGTCGAGCCAACTGGGAATTCCTGACATGCACGGTCATCGGATGCCCGTCCCAACACCGCGTTCGCACTCCGCATTTCGGGAGCTGTCGAATCGGCCAGCGGGCCGATTCGAAGGTTGCCGGTTCGCGGACGGACCGCCGCGAACCGAGGCGCCGCGACACGCGCGGTACGGTGGGCGACCGCACCGTCGTGTCTTTTCGATGGTGACCTCGAGGACGGAACGCAAGCGTCGTGCGAGCGTGTGGGAGCACGAGCGCGGCCAACGCGGCACGACGTCGATCTCGCGCGTGGACGCATCGCGCGCAGATCGCGCGAGGGCTCGTGACCGCGTGACGCGCGGCGGGTCGGCACCCATGCTGTTCGAGATGGACCGAGACGACGCCGGGGTGTTGGGCGAGCTCGAGCTCCACGAGCCCGCGCCGCTGTGGATGCTCGCCCTCTTCGGAGGAGCGGGGCTGGCCACGATGATCGGCGTGCCGATCGCCATCTGGGCGATCGCGGGCGAGTCGAGCGCGTTCGCCTCCGAGGGGCCGCGCTGGGGAGATGCGCTACGCGCGCTCGTGCCGGCGAGCGTGATGTGGGCGCTGCTCTTCGTCGCAGTGCGACGCGTGGCGTCGCGCAGGCTCCGTGTGAGCTGGGACGACTGGGGGATCGTCGAGTGGGACGGCTTCCACGTGCGCACCGCGATCGCGTGGGAGCGCGCGCGCGCCGAGCTCGGGACGCGCGACGCGCGCATCGCGTGGGCGCACGTGTTCGACGACGACGGGCGCTGCATCTCGATGCTGACGAGCGAGGGCGCGTTCCCCGAGTGGCAGCCCGATCGCGCGTGCACGACGCGCGGGCTCGAGCCGCTCGCGGCGCGGCTGCGCTCGCTCCCGCGCGGGATCGCGCGGCCCGATGCGCGCGATCGTGTGCGGCCCGACGCGTGGTGGATGCAGTCGCGCGTGGTGTTCCCGTTCATCGTGCTCGCGTCGATCGGGTGCGCGTGCATGCCGCCGGCGTGGGCGCTCTTCGGGATCGCGCTGACCGCGGCGTGCGTGCTGACGACGCTCCCGGCGGCCATCGAGCTCGCGCGCCTGACGCGCACGTCGTGGGGGCTGCGCGATCTGCGTCCGTTCGTGCTCGCGCGGCGCGAAGGCCGCGTGCTCGTGGCGCACGACGAGGACGGCGCGGTGGTGCGCATCGACGCGCGTGGATGGCGCGCGTCGGATGGGTCGCTCGTGGAGAAGCCGCGCGGGCGTGTGTTCGCGCGATTGGGCGCGATGCCCGCGGAGGAAGGGCCCTATCGCGAGGGGCTCGTGGCGCGCGCGGTGGAGGCGATCGAGACGGAGTTCGATCGGCGGTTGCGGCGGCGGCGGCTGGTCGGGGCTTCGGTGGAGCTCGTCGCGCGGTTGGGGTTGGTCGGGACGAGCGGGGTGATTGCCTGGGTGCTCTTGTGGTGGGTCGCTCATGTGAGCTGAGCTGATCGCCGCGCGCGGAGGAGGCTTCGGTGTGGGGCGCGGGGTGGGGGCCCGTGCTCGGACAGTCCTCGCGATTGCGTCCTGCTGCGCGGTGTGGAGGTCGATGGCCGGGGTTCTCGCCAGCGCGGGCGCTTCGCGACCGCGCTGACTCGCATTCGCTGCTGTGACGGCGGCTGGTGGGCGCTGCGGACGCGAAGCACGGACGACGCGAAGCGGCGGCCGGGCGTGAGCGCAATGCTCGACCCGCGACGAAGGAGCGGGTCGAGCAGCAACTGCGCGCGGGCCCCCACCCCGCGCCCCGGCTGGTAGCGCTTCGGCCGCGCGGGGAGGGATGAGCGGTCCTCGGTGTGGTGGAGGGACGCGTGACGCGCGAGGGCGCTTCGCGACCTCGCTCGTCACGCGGACTGACTCGCCCTTCGGGCATCGTGGAGCCGAATTTTCGGACTCGCCCTTCGGGCATCGTGGAGCCGAATTTTCGGACTCGCCCTTCGGGCATCGTGGAGCGGATTCCGATTGGCCTTGGGCATCGGCAGCCGAACCGCGGGCTTCGATCGTCCGCAGGATCGCGGGTCGAATGTCGGAGATTCGGTGGTGGACTTTGAATCCAGGGGACGAATCTCGGAGATTGGCTGGGCGATTTTGGAATCGCGGGTCGAATGTCGGAGATTCGGTGGGTGGATTTTGAATCCAGGGGACGAATGTCGGAGATTCGGTGGGTGGATTTTGAATCCAGGCGACGAATCTCGGAGATTGGCTGGGCGATTCTGGAATCGTGGGTCGAATCTCGGAGATTCGGTGGGTGGATTTTGAATCCAGGGGACGAATCTCGGAGATTCGCCGGACGATCCTGAAGTCGGGGGTCGAATCTGGGAGATTCGCCGGGCGGGCCGGGTCTGCCCGTTCACCGACGCGACGTGGGCGCACGTCGAGCTGCGGGCGAGGGAGCCGTTCGTCCTCTCGCCAGCTCCTCCTGCTCTCCGCAGCGGGAATCGCTCACTTCAAGAGCGGCGCGAGCCACTTGCCGGTCACGCTCGCCTTGTTCTTCGCGATCTGTTCCGGCGTGCCCGTCGCGATCACGCGGCCTCCCGCATCGCCGCCCTCCGGGCCGAGATCGATCACCCAGTCGGCGCACTTGATCACGTCGAGGTGGTGCTCGATCACGACCACCGTGTTGCCGGCTTCGACGAGCTTCGCGAGCACCTCGAGGAGGTGGCGCACGTCCTCGAAGTGCAGGCCCGTCGTGGGCTCGTCGAGCAGGTACAGCGTGCGGCCCGTCTGGGTGCGCGCGAGCTCCTTCGCGAGCTTCACGCGCTGCGCTTCGCCGCCGCTCAGCGTCGGCGCGGGCTGGCCGATCTTCGCGTAGCCGAGACCGACCTCGGTCAGCGTGCGCAGGACGCGCGCGAGGCTCGGGTACGGTGAGAACAGCTCGAGGCACTCCGCGATGCTCGTGTCGAGCACGTCCGCGATGCTCTTGCCCTTGTACTTCACGCTCAGCGTCTCGCTGTCGTAACGACGCCCGCCGCACACCTCGCACGGGACGTACACGTCGCTGAGGAAGTGCATCTCGACGCGCACCACGCCGTCGCCCTGGCACGACTCGCAGCGGCCGCCCTTCACGTTGAACGAGTAGCGCGCCGCCTCCCAGCCGCGCGCGCGCGAGTCCGGCTGCTGCGCGAAGATGTTGCGGATCTCGTCGAACGCCTTGGTGTACGTGCCGGGGTTGCTCCGCGGAGTTCGACCGATCGGGCGCTGATCGATCGCGATCACCTTGTCGACGTGCTGCAGGCCCTCGATGCGATCGTGCACGCCGACCGGCTCGGTCGCGTTGTGCAGCGCGCGCGCGAGCGCCGGGAGCAGGATGCCGTCGACCAGCGAGCTCTTGCCCGCGCCGCTCGGTCCCGTGACCGCGACGAGGCAGCCGAGCGGGAAGCTCACGTCGACGTTCTTCAGGTTGTGCTCGCGCGCGCCGCGCACCGTGATCGCGTGCTCGTGCTTGCGGCGCTTGGCGGGCACCTCGATCTTCTTGCGGCCGGTGATGTAGTCCGCGGTGATGCTGCCCTTCGCCGTCGCGAGCTCGCTCGGCGCGCCCTCGAACACCACGCGACCGCCGAGGTGGCCGGCGCCGGGACCGAAGTCGATCACGTGATCCGCGGTGCGGATCGTGTCCTCGTCGTGCTCGACGACGATCACCGAGTTGCCGAGATCGCGCAGGTGACGGAGCGTCGCGATCAGGCGCTCGTTGTCGCGCGGGTGCAGGCCGATCGAGGGCTCGTCGAGCACGTACATCACGCCCGAGAGCTCGCTGCCGAGCTGCGACGCGAGGCGGATGCGCTGCGCCTCGCCGCCCGAGAGCGACGGGCCCGCGCGATCGAGCGTGAGGTACTCGAGGCCCACGTCGAGGAGGAACCCGAGGCGCGATCGGATCTCGCGCAGCACGCCCTCGGCGATGCGCGCGTCGTGGCTCGAGAGCGTGATCCCCTCCTCGAACCAACGAGCGCAGTCGCGCACCGTGCTGTTCGTGATCTCCGCGAGGCCACGGCCGCCGACCTTCACCGAGAGCGACTCGGGGCGCAGGCGCTTTCCGTCGCACGCGTCGCACGCGACGTCGCGCATGTACTGGCGGTAGTGCTCGCGCATGCGCTCGCTCGTCGTGTCGCGATAGCGGCGCATCAGCGTGGGGATCACGCCGTGGAACTTGATGCCCCACGAGCCGTGGGACTCGCTGCCCTCCTGGCCCCAGGTGACGCGGATCTTCTTGCCCTCGATGCCGTAGAGGACGGTCTCCTGCAGCTTCTTCGGGAGCTTGCCGAAGGGCACGTCGAGGTCGACGCCGGTCGCCTCGCTCATCGCCTCGATGATGCGGAACGTCCAGCCCTCGCCGCGCTCCACCGACGTCGCCCAGGGCGCGATCGCGCCCTCGCGGATCGACTTGGTGCGATCGGGCACGACGAGGTCCGCATCGATCTCGGTGCGCGTGCCGAGCCCGTTGCACGCGCTGCAGAAGCCGAGCGGCGAGTTGAACGAGAACGATTGCGGGCTGAGCTCGGGATAGGTGCGACCGCAGCACGAGCGCGACGCGCTGAACGTGAGCTTGTCCGAGCCCTCCGGCTCGATGGTCAGCTCTCCTTGACCTTCTTTGAGACCCAGCTCGACCGCCTCCGCGATGCGCGAGCGCGACGCTGCGTCGGCGACGAGTCGATCGACCACGAGCTCGATGTCGTGCTTCCGCTTCTTGTCGAGCGTGGGCGGCGCATCGAGGCGGTGGATCTCGCCGTTCACCCGGACGCGCGCGAAGCCGCGCGACGCGAGGCCCTCGAAGAGATCGCGGAACTCGCCCTTGCGATGGGTGACGAGCGGCGCGAGCACGAGGAACTTCGCGCCCTCGCGCATGCCGAGGACGTCGCGGACGATCTCGTCGGTGCTGCGGCCGCGCACTTCCTTGCCGCACTCGACGCAGTGCTGTCGCCCTGCGCGCGCCCAGAGCACGCGCAGGTAGTCCTGGATCTCGGTGATCGTGCCGACCGTCGAGCGCGGGTTGTTCGTCGCGCTCTTCTGCTCGATCGCGATCGTCGGCGAGAGGCCCTTGAGGCGCTCGACCGCGGGTCGCTCGAGGCGGCCGAGGAACTGGCGCGCGTACGCGGAGAGCGACTCGACGTAGCGGCGCTGGCCCTCGGCGTAGAGCGTGTCGAACGCGAGCGAGCTCTTGCCGGAGCCGCTCGGCCCCGTGAACACGACGAGCGCGTTCTTCGGGATCGAGAGGTGATCGACCTGGAGGTTGTGCTCGCGCGCGCCGGTGATCTCGATCGTGTCGGGCTCGCGCGCGGCGGCGGAGCGCTTCGAGTGGTTGGGCGTGGAGGTCGAAGGGCGGGAAGCGCGGCGGGGCGGCATGGGCGCGCCCGATCTAGCACGGGTGATCGGCTGCTGAACGCATGTTCTCTGACAGTGTGCTGTCAGGATTGCCGCGGCTGGTGGGAGCACGTGTGGAGCCCATCTACATCGTCATGCTGAAGGAGCTCCGCGACTTCCTGCTCCGCGGGAACGTGCTCGACCTCGCGGTCGCGTTCGTCATGGGCGCGGCGTTCACCCGCGTGGTGACCGCGTTCACCGAGGGCATCCTCATGGCGCTGGTCGCCGCGGCGGTGGGCGAGCCGAGCTTCGACGACCTCGCGGTCGAGCTGAACGGCACGCCGATCCGCTACGGCGTGTTCCTCACCGCGCTCGTGAGCCTGCTGCTCGTCGGCACCGCGCTCTTCCTCGTGGTGAAGGGCGTGAACGCGCTGCGCCGGCCGACACCTGCTGCACGGGTCGAGACCGACCACGACGTGCTCGTGCAGATCCGTGACGCGCTGCGCACGCCGACGACCACGGCGTGATCGAGCTCGGAGCGACGCTCACCGCGCGTTCCACACGGTGAGCGCCGCGCGTGATCACTTCGTGCCGAACAGACGATCGCCCGCGTCGCCGAGGCCCGGGACGATGTAGCCCTTCTCGTTGAGCTTCTCGTCGACCGCGCAGGTCCACACCGGCACGTCGGGGTGCGTCTCGTGCAGCGTCTTGATGCCCTCGGGCGCCGCGAGCAGGCACATCAGCTTGATCGACTTCGGGCCGCGGCTCTTGATGCGATCCACCGCGGCGACCGCCGAGTTGCCGGTCGCGAGCATCGGGTCGACGACGATGACGTCGCGGTCCGCGAGGTCGCCCGGCACCTTGAAGTAGTACTCGACGGCCATGAGCGTCTTCGGGTCGCGATAGAGCCCGATGTGACCGACGCGCGCCGACGGGATGACGCGGAGCATGCCCGTGAGGAAGCCGTCACCGGCGCGCAGGATCGAGATGATCACGAGCTTCTTGCCCTCGATCACCGGCGCGTCCATCTCGGCGATCGGCGTCTTGATGCGCTCGGTCGACAGCGGGAAGTCGCGCGTCAGCTCGTACGCGAGGAGCATGCTGATCTCCTCGAGCAGCTGGCGGAACTGGCTGACGCTCGTGGTCTCGCGGCGCATCAGCGAGAGCTTGTGCTGCACGAGCGGGTGGGAGACGACGTGGACCTCGGGGGACATGGAGCCTCGCGACAGTTGTTGAACGACTGTTTCAGAACTCGGAGCTGCTCGGGAGACGGTGCGGTTCAGAACACGGTGCCGTCGGACACGACCTGGATCGGCGGGCCGCCGCCTTCGCGCTTCTCGCGCGCGATCTCGCGGCCCGCGGCCCAGGTGCCGCCCTCGAGCACGTTGCACAGCGGGAGCTCGGCGGCGCTCTTGCCGATCGCCGCGCGCACGCGCGTCGCGGTCTCGTCGAGCAGCGCGACCGTGAGCGCGCGCCACTCGACGATCACCTCGTCGCCGGGCGCGTGCGGGCTCGTGAGGATCTCGGCGCGACGCGGCGCGAGCACGCCCTCGTCGACGAAGAGACCACCGTTGCGGTACTCGGCGAGGCCGGTGAGCTCGTCGAGCGACGTGACGCGGATGCCCGCGTGCTCGAGCGGCTCGACGAGCGAGTACGCGAGCCACTGCGAGAGCTTGTGGAAGGGCACGAGGCCCTTCGTGAGCCC includes:
- the upp gene encoding uracil phosphoribosyltransferase, encoding MSPEVHVVSHPLVQHKLSLMRRETTSVSQFRQLLEEISMLLAYELTRDFPLSTERIKTPIAEMDAPVIEGKKLVIISILRAGDGFLTGMLRVIPSARVGHIGLYRDPKTLMAVEYYFKVPGDLADRDVIVVDPMLATGNSAVAAVDRIKSRGPKSIKLMCLLAAPEGIKTLHETHPDVPVWTCAVDEKLNEKGYIVPGLGDAGDRLFGTK
- the uvrA gene encoding excinuclease ABC subunit UvrA; the protein is MPPRRASRPSTSTPNHSKRSAAAREPDTIEITGAREHNLQVDHLSIPKNALVVFTGPSGSGKSSLAFDTLYAEGQRRYVESLSAYARQFLGRLERPAVERLKGLSPTIAIEQKSATNNPRSTVGTITEIQDYLRVLWARAGRQHCVECGKEVRGRSTDEIVRDVLGMREGAKFLVLAPLVTHRKGEFRDLFEGLASRGFARVRVNGEIHRLDAPPTLDKKRKHDIELVVDRLVADAASRSRIAEAVELGLKEGQGELTIEPEGSDKLTFSASRSCCGRTYPELSPQSFSFNSPLGFCSACNGLGTRTEIDADLVVPDRTKSIREGAIAPWATSVERGEGWTFRIIEAMSEATGVDLDVPFGKLPKKLQETVLYGIEGKKIRVTWGQEGSESHGSWGIKFHGVIPTLMRRYRDTTSERMREHYRQYMRDVACDACDGKRLRPESLSVKVGGRGLAEITNSTVRDCARWFEEGITLSSHDARIAEGVLREIRSRLGFLLDVGLEYLTLDRAGPSLSGGEAQRIRLASQLGSELSGVMYVLDEPSIGLHPRDNERLIATLRHLRDLGNSVIVVEHDEDTIRTADHVIDFGPGAGHLGGRVVFEGAPSELATAKGSITADYITGRKKIEVPAKRRKHEHAITVRGAREHNLKNVDVSFPLGCLVAVTGPSGAGKSSLVDGILLPALARALHNATEPVGVHDRIEGLQHVDKVIAIDQRPIGRTPRSNPGTYTKAFDEIRNIFAQQPDSRARGWEAARYSFNVKGGRCESCQGDGVVRVEMHFLSDVYVPCEVCGGRRYDSETLSVKYKGKSIADVLDTSIAECLELFSPYPSLARVLRTLTEVGLGYAKIGQPAPTLSGGEAQRVKLAKELARTQTGRTLYLLDEPTTGLHFEDVRHLLEVLAKLVEAGNTVVVIEHHLDVIKCADWVIDLGPEGGDAGGRVIATGTPEQIAKNKASVTGKWLAPLLK
- the mscL gene encoding large conductance mechanosensitive channel protein MscL yields the protein MGARVEPIYIVMLKELRDFLLRGNVLDLAVAFVMGAAFTRVVTAFTEGILMALVAAAVGEPSFDDLAVELNGTPIRYGVFLTALVSLLLVGTALFLVVKGVNALRRPTPAARVETDHDVLVQIRDALRTPTTTA